The following proteins are co-located in the Gouania willdenowi unplaced genomic scaffold, fGouWil2.1 scaffold_63_arrow_ctg1, whole genome shotgun sequence genome:
- the LOC114460772 gene encoding protein NLRC3-like → DNIISFVKAELKHMQKIVDGDDPECSESQMEGEDEEQRRSREAFLNITLYFLKRMKQEELAERLQSRTKAHRYQRELKSKLKKKFQCVSEGVAKAGSPTLLKDIFTELYITKGGSGEVNQEHEVMQIETASRRSDTAERAITLEELFKAPPRRPRPIRTVMTKGVAGIGKTLLTHKFTVDWAEDKAQQEVHFTFPLTFRELNMLRGRSFSLVGLVDHFFSGSKEAGICSFQDFLVLFILDGLDECRLPLDFLSTQTLTDVSESTSVEVLLINLIRGELLPSARLWITTRPAAANQIPPECVDMVTEVRGFTDHQKDEYFRRRSTDEEQVSRIMSHIRTCRSLHIMCHIPLFCWITATVLEDMLKSREEEELPRTLTQIYSHYVVLQNKVKMVKFDGGGSTDQHWSPQSREMMESLGKLAFEQLQKGNLIFYESDLTECGMDLKAASVCSGVFTQVFREESSLYQDKVFTFIHLSLQEFLAALHVHQTFISSKVNLLKHQPLNLPHSGGQPDFNLLHQSAVNEALRSPNGHLDLFLRFLLGLSLPTNQRLLQGLLTQTGSDSQTNQRTVKYIKKKLSKSLSTERSINLFHCLNEVNAHSLLEQIQRYMNSGRLSTEKLSPAQWSALVFILLSSQEHLDVFDLKSFSPSEEAFLKLLPVIKN, encoded by the exons gacaacatcatcagctttgttaaggctgaactcaaacacatgcagaagattgtggatggagatgatccagagtgctcagagagtcagatggagggtgaagatgaggagcagaggaggagcagggaggcctttctgaacatcacactgtattttctgaagaggatgaagcaggaggagctggctgagcgtctgcagagca gaacaaaggCTCATCGATACCAACGTGAGCTAAAGTCCAAGCTGAAGAAGAagttccagtgtgtgtctgagggcgTGGCTAAAGCAGGAAGTCCAACCCTCCTGAAGGATATCTTCACAGAGCTCTACATCACAAAGGGAGGGAGTGGAGAGGTCAACCAGGAACACGAGGTCATGCAGATAGAAACAGCATCCAGGAGAtcagacacagcagaaagagccaTCACACTAGAAGAGCTCTTTAAAGCCCCTCCGAGAAgacctcgaccaatcaggacagtgatgacaaagggcgtggctggcattgggaaaacactcttaacacacaagttcactgtGGACTGGGCTGAAGATAAAGCCCAGCAGGAGGTCCACTTCACATTCCCACTGACCTTCAGGGAGCTGAACatgctgagggggaggagcttcagcctggtgggacttgttgatcacttcttctctggaagcaaagaagcaggaatctgcagcttccaggacttcctggttttgttcatcttggatggtctggatgagtgtcggctccctctggacttcctcagcactcagaccctgactgatgtctctgagtccacctcagtggaggttctgctgataaacctcatcagaggagaactgcttccatcagcccgactctggataaccacacggcctgcagcagccaatcagatccctcCCGAGTGTGTGGACATGGTGACAGAAGTCAGAGGGTTTACGGACCATCAGAAGGACGAGTACTTCAGGAGGAGGtccacagatgaggagcaggtcagcaggatcatgtcccacatcaggacgtgtcgtagcctccacatcatgtgccacatcccactcttctgctggatcactgctacagttctggaagacatgttgaagagcagagaggaggaagagcttcccaggactctgactcagatctacagccactacgtggtccttcagaacaaagtcaagaTGGTAAAGTTTGATGGAGGAGGTTCCACAGATCAACACTGGAGTCCACAGAGCAGGGAGATGATGGAGTCTCtgggaaaactggcttttgagcagctgcagaaaggaaaCCTGATTTTCTATGAGAGTGACCTGACAGAGTGTGGCATGGACCTCAaagcagcctcagtgtgctcaggAGTGTTCACACAGGTCTTCAGAGAAGAGAGCAGCCTGTACCAGGACAAGGTGTTCACCTTCATCCACCTGAGCCTTCAGGAGTTTCTGGCTGCTCTTCACGTCCATCAGACCTTCATCAGCTCTAAAGTCAACCTGCTAAAACATCAACCACTGAACCTTCCCCATAGTGGAGGTCAGCCTGACTTTAACCTTCTCCATCAGAGTGCTGTGAACGAGGCCTTGCGGAGTCCAAATGGACACTTGGACTTGTTCCTCCGCTTCCtgctgggtctttcactgccgaccaatcagaggctcctacaaggcctgctgacacagacaggaagtgactcacagaccaatcagagaacagTTAAATACATCAAGAAGAAGCTGAGTAAGAGTttgtccacagagagaagcatcaACTTGTTCCACTGTCTGAATGAAGTGAATGCTCACTCTCTGCTGGAGCAGATCCAACGGTACATGAATTCAGGACGTCTCTCCACAGAGAAactgtctcctgctcagtggtcagctctggtcttcatcttactgtcatcacaagaacatctggatgtctttgacctgaagagtttctctccttcagaggaagcttttctgaagctgctcccagtgattaa AAACTAA